From Synchiropus splendidus isolate RoL2022-P1 chromosome 10, RoL_Sspl_1.0, whole genome shotgun sequence, the proteins below share one genomic window:
- the LOC128765805 gene encoding probable ribonuclease ZC3H12C, with translation MGLRDHLEDGTGHILNLGLDLDYLHVEGAERPAGSSSVASGAGTPARQGTGGLLSHSIVSLSTESSFSSSSSFSNFSEESAASDSEDERLQNSGGTQPCGASGSAGLSLELAAPLPEEHQPTITSITESRTKVEFALKLGYSEELVLLVLKKLGPDSLINDILGELVKLGTKTETGHQRGGDGGSPPPSSCSPAASSNASFSTTSSVDSVPLMRPTQRPEDKGNLRPVVVDGSNVAMSHGNKEVFSCQGIQLAVDWFLDRGHSDITVFVPAWRKEQSRPDALITDQEILRRMEKDKILVFTPSRRVQGRRVVCYDDRFIVKLAYESDGIIVSNDNYRDLANEKPEWKKFIDERLLMYSFVNDKFMPPDDPLGRHGPSLENFLRKRPVMPEHRKQPCPYGKKCTYGHKCKFYHPERSSQPQLSVADELRASAKMSSGASKVQLEHNFMDKHQITGQAVSDAELRWSTPKKQPSPRASCDQRPHAQLKLDPCPRGNCSWDKSWQPAPGGPPSRGSMDEIEPSRRPDRENIWPQGRNPNDLLTRGESPDLGYSSMVKSYASLSLLAPSSPDRFPPVLHARSLPSDCSSEGSASSDSFSPDPVIDDGHRCHHHGHPLPQLHHCPGKLGRPSPRIPPGLDQRAPPGYPHSHSSQRPQGFAMEDSSAPPSPFKPVSTYTPPHHQHSLLSSFPDFPPTSARSQSFHMGQSLQGGMQNSRVYQGSPLLSRRNYSVQNTQYQWDYQPTSKPHTEPFALFPDERPWHSPWGPQPHSPPRHLPATPPHQLSFPTHKPHPCLQPRHQESPLLGRYQDLRERMFVNLCGIFSPDVVRVVMNRNPHMMDAQELAAAILRERSEHNSY, from the exons ATGGGCCTTAGGGACCATCTGGAGGATGGGACGGGCCACATCCTCAATTTGGGACTGGATCTGGACTACCTACACGTGGAAGGTGCTGAGCGGCCGGCGGGCTCCAGCTCAGTGGCTTCAGGTGCTGGAACTCCCGCCAGGCAGGGCACAGGGGGTCTTCTCAGTCACAGCATCGTCAGTTTAAGCACAGAgtccagcttcagcagcagcagcagtttctcCAACTTCTCAGAGGAGAGCGCTGCATCTGACAGTGAAGATGAGCGTCTGCAGAATTCTGGTGGCACCCAACCTTGTGGTGCATCTGGATCAGCCGGGCTGTCCTTGGAGCTGGCCGCCCCTTTGCCTGAAGAACATCAACCAACGATAACATCAATCACAGAGAGCCGCACCAAGGTTGAGTTTGCACTCAAACTGGGGTACTCTGAAGAGCTGGTGCTTCTGGTTCTGAAAAAACTGGGCCCTGACTCTCTCATAAATGACATACTGGGAGAACTGGTCAAGCTGGGAACCAAGACGGAGACAGGGCACCAGAGGGGAGGAGATGGGGGGAGCCCCCCACCGTCTTCTTGCTCTCCAGCTGCTTCATCGAACGCTTCCTTCTCAACAACCTCCTCTGTGGACTCGGTTCCATTGATGCGTCCGACCCAGCGACCAGAGGACAAGGGGAACCTGCGACCGGTGGTGGTGGATGGCAGCAATGTTGCGATGAG TCATGGAAACAAAGAAGTCTTCTCGTGCCAAGGCATCCAGCTGGCTGTTGACTGGTTCTTGGATCGAGGTCACAGTGACATCACTGTTTTCGTACCTGCGTGGAGAAAGGAACAGTCACGACCTGATGCCTTGATCACAG ACCAGGAGATCCTCCGGCGAATGGAGAAGGATAAGATCTTGGTTTTCACGCCGTCTCGTCGTGTGCAAGGACGCCGTGTGGTCTGTTACGACGACCGCTTCATCGTCAAGTTGGCCTATGAGTCAGATGGCATCATAGTGTCCAACGACAACTACCGCGATCTGGCCAATGAGAAGCCGGAGTGGAAGAAGTTTATCGACGAGCGTCTGCTGATGTACTCTTTCGTTAATGACAA ATTCATGCCACCTGACGACCCTCTTGGACGCCACGGTCCCAGTCTGGAGAACTTCTTACGAAAGAGGCCAGTCATGCCGGAACACAGGAAGCAGCCATGTCCTTATG GTAAAAAGTGCACTTATGGCCACAAGTGCAAGTTCTACCATCCAGAACGAAGCAGTCAACCACAGCTCTCTGTAGCAGATGAACTCCGTGCTAGTGCCAAAATGTCTTCAGGAGCATCCAAAGTCCAGCTTGAGCACAACTTTATGGACAAGCATCAAATTACAGGTCAGGCAGTTTCGGATGCTGAGCTCAGGTGGTCCACACCAAAGAAACAGCCGAGCCCTCGTGCTTCCTGTGACCAGCGGCCTCATGCCCAACTCAAATTGGACCCATGTCCTAGAGGCAACTGCAGCTGGGATAAAAGTTGGCAGCCGGCTCCAGGGGGACCTCCTTCCAGAGGAAGCATGGATGAGATAGAGCCTTCCAGGAGACCAGACAGAGAGAATATTTGGCCACAGGGTCGAAATCCAAATGACTTGCTCACCAGAGGGGAGTCTCCAGACCTGGGCTACAGTTCCATGGTGAAGTCCTACGCCAGCCTCAGTCTGCTGGCGCCCTCCAGTCCTGACCGCTTTCCGCCCGTTCTCCATGCAAGATCTCTGCCATCAGACTGCAGCAGTGAGGGCAGTGCAAGTTCAGACTCCTTCTCCCCTGATCCAGTAATAGATGATGGCCACAGGTGCCACCACCACGGTCACCCTCTGCCTCAATTGCACCACTGCCCCGGCAAACTGGGACGACCTTCCCCGCGGATTCCTCCAGGATTGGACCAGCGGGCTCCTCCTGGATACCCACATTCACATTCATCCCAAAGGCCTCAGGGCTTCGCCATGGAAGACTCATCTGCACCGCCAAGTCCCTTCAAACCGGTTTCGACCTAtaccccaccacatcaccagcacTCTCTGCTGAGCAGTTTTCCAGACTTCCCACCGACCTCAGCTCGCTCTCAGAGCTTTCACATGGGCCAAAGTCTTCAGGGAGGGATGCAAAACTCCAGGGTGTATCAGGGGTCCCCATTGCTCTCTAGAAGGAATTACTCTGTCCAGAACACACAGTACCAGTGGGACTATCAGCCAACCTCTAAACCTCACACCGAACCATTCGCTCTCTTCCCAGATGAGCGGCCTTGGCACTCCCCTTGGGGTCCCCAACCTCATTCCCCACCACGCCATCTCCCAGCAACACCTCCCCACCAGCTCTCCTTTCCAACTCACAAACCTCACCCTTGTCTGCAACCAAGGCACCAAGAGTCCCCCTTGTTGGGTCGCTACCAGGACCTAAGGGAGAGGATGTTTGTGAACTTGTGTGGCATCTTCTCTCCAGATGTGGTGAGGGTAGTGATGAATAGGAACCCCCACATGATGGATGCTCAAGAGCTGGCTGCAGCCATCTTGCGAGAGAGATCTGAGCATAACAGTTATTAA